AGGAGAGATGACTTCAACCATCACACGGAGAACAATACCTTaacaaaaatagtaataattgaCTAATAGAGAATTAAAGTAATTAACCATAAAGGGAAAATCTTAAAATGAGTATTATAAATAGGTATTATTTATGAGATATGAAATCaataatcataacatttattGTATGTATTACAGACTTGAGCATCACAGTGGTTTTGTAGACTCTCTGATTAAGGATGTTCAAGACCAAGATGGTCGCCATGAGACAAATGTCGACTCAGATTGAATGTCGTTACAGATTTGTAAgtaatgaaagaaataattagCCTAAAGGAGGGAGGGGGTGAGGATTGAATTGACctttttgaaaactttggtTCCTTCTAAGATTGTAAAAATACCTTTTATTGAATCAGATCAACAAGAAGTTAGTATGCAATTTATATTGAACCATGCACTTTCAATCAATTGAAAATAGagttaaaatatagaaataattgATTGAAATACTGAATAATTCTGCAGAAATACTGAATAATTCTGCAGAAATACAAATTTGACGATTAACTCAAAAATAGTATTTGTAACTTATCAAGATTGATTCCAAACAGTAGTACAAATAGAGATAGAGTCTCAAACTGAGTCAAATCACTCAAAAAATATACAAAGATTATTAaaaccaattttcttttatctttatatcaAAAATCAAGCTAGGAGAGACAATTTTTTATACTGGTTCCTCAAAACTAAGCTACATCTaatttgtcaaggcaacccAAGTCTGACTTGCACTATTTCAAAGGATTTACACAATGCACAAGATTACACTTTCACAATATACAAAAACAAACACCAAAGCTATTGAATCTCACAAGAGTCTTAACAAGCACAACAAGATCCCACTTGTAGACGTGGAAAACCACCAAGTAACACCCAGAAACTTCAGAAAGATCAAACCTGGATGATGGCTCTCCCTAGCACACCAAACCTCTTTCTCCAAGTCTCTAAACCAAGAAAAAATGCTCCAAGAAGACCAAAGATTCTTCACGAACAAATGCACTTATGTGTGATCCAGAGAGAGAATTTTCCAAAAGTTTAGAATGATTTCACGCTAAAAAATCTCGAGTGCCAACTCTCTCTGAAAAACTAGAACTGAAGtgattttttcattcaattgttgatttcacttaactgaagtgaaatcagctgattgAAAGTTAATCCAACTAATTGCATATGTAATTTATAGAACTATAACATCAAGTCATTTATCCTATTAAAACCccatttaatatgttaaaagacACCAACCAGACCCTTGACATCTATACAATGCCAAATTATCTACACTAAGAGCTTCAATCTTCAAGCTTTGTGATCTACATATGACAACCAAATTTAACACACACTTCAAGCTTGATCAACATCTGTAAGTTttcacatcttcatcaatttaGTGTAGCTTTATCACATCACTTATGCAATGTCTTCACATCTCTTCATTAAATCTTCAAGCCTTAAATCATTTGTGCTAATAGGGTTGTCACGGGTCATAGGTCTTGACGGACTATCTTGGATAGAAGGTTGAGACGGACCGTCCCGAACTGAAGGTTAAGACGGATCATTCAGAAGATTGAGACAAGTCATTCGATTCAAGGGTCGTGACAGGTCGTGTCAGGTCAAAAATCGAGATGAGTTGACATGTGCTGAAGGTAGAGATCGGTCGTCCTAGTTTAAAGGTTTGTACCGTGCGAAAAGTTAAGACAAGCCTTCTTAAATCGAAGATCGAAACAGGTCGTCTCAAGTTGAAGGTCAAGATAGATCGTATTAGACCGAAAGGTTGTAACAGACAAAAGTCGGTTCGagctcaaattttaattttcatactGATTGTGACTTATTtatctaataatatattttaaaaaattataatttttccatGCTTAAAAAAAAGTCCATTGATTTTTCTAGtgggaattttttttatttttgtattttttttactctagTTCATGTAGCTCATGATCAAAAGTCTATGGATGAGACAAACTAACGTATCTACAACTACATGAAGGATCTACAACTACACCAATAACCTTTAGTGCACGTGAGAGAATATTGAATCGCTGTCAACTAGcttatttcaatttcttcttttagATTGACATTAAAGCATTATATACATCTGATCTAATTActgtaaaaaacaaattttggagGAGGGCAAAGCTAACACAACTCTTAAAAACTGGTCATTTTTACCGTGGGGGGAAAATGTATCGATAAAGTGAATATACCTTTTATGTTTTAGTGTAACTCTTGTTTTATGTCATTGTTATCTCTTATTCTTGTGTGACAATGACTTTCTCTTCTAAAAATTACAAGTTTAAGTAATATATTTACAGTTACTGTTTTTGTTCATGCGTAAAGAAGATGGATATCTATTTTAAAACTAGAGAAtgtattgttatattattattattatttatataatcatcaaaatatcattatattaaaGAGATATACTttcaatgattatttttaatatatttttttcttttagataattttatcctttaatgtATAGAAACAATTTTTgtcttcaaaaatatataattgtccagtctttatttaaaaatacatacttatttaattttaaaataattattatatattttttaagattatattCTCATAaagttctttattttattgaaattatattatttaatgtaataaaaattatatatacaaaaaaaaaatccaaacatgcatcttttagtttttatgaaaaaaatctgtaagatattttttaatgaattccatgtggttaaaaagaaaaattaaaaacatttctAAATAGAGAGACCCTGTCTgttatctttaatttcttcaatttttcaaaaattcaaataaaaaaatttatttgaaacataactaaataaaaataaaaataaaaattactataattttttcaattttttttttgtatcatATAATCTAGTGGACACCAAACAAAATAATGTGTGAACTAAAAACatggtttaaaattttagtgtttggtgttttttttattatttttgtcacgtgtcagacatgcaatttttttttgttactcttttgtttcataaaATAGTTCCCAGCTTTTATAGTACATTTACTTGGGACAACAGTTTCTGCATTTCCTAGGAGTGAAATGAAGTGAGTCATTTTGGTCAAATATATCTCATCAGAAGTCCATGTTATAGAGTTAGCATCAACCTCACCATCACAGCAAGAAGAAAAGAGATGGAAGAGATAGCACACAGAAGAGTGGAAGTGAATGGAATAAAAATGCATATCGCAGAGAAAGGAGAAGGTCCAGTGGTGTTGTTCCTCCATGGCTTCCCTGAGCTCTGGTACTCATGGCGCCACCAGATTCTGGCTCTCAGTTCCCAAGGATACCACGCTGTTGCACCAGATCTACGTGGCTACGGTGACACAGAGGCACCGGCTTCGATCAGCAGCTACACATGCTTTCACATAGTGGGTGATTTGGTTGCGCTTATAGACCTTCTGGGTGTGGACCAGGTCTTCCTTGTGGCTCATGACTGGGGAGCCATCATAGGTTGGTACCTCTGCATGTTTCGCCCTGAAAAAGTTAAGGCCTATGTCTGCCTCAGTGTGCCGTTCTGGCCCAGAAACCCAAAAATAAAGCCCGTTGATGCCATGCGGGCCACATACGGAGATGACTACTATATCTGCAGATTTCAggttcttcttctccttctattCTATGAACTACAACACCAAATTAAGTTAACCACATTTATTGCCTATTTTTAACGCTGTTAATTTGAGCGACCAAACCAGAGCCGAGGTTTTAATTGCAATTGTAGTCTCCTGCGGTGGTTTTGGCTGTGTTCATATAGGTTGTCAATGCCAGCTGCCGCCATAAAGTTTTGCACGAACTCTGATATGTTGCAGTCAAGTGATAGGTTCTGCATTTATTATCTTCACAATTTCATCTAACTGTTTATGTTTATGGGCATTTGCGTGCCCTCTTCAACTTTTTGCAACCTCAATAAAAGGTTATTCTGCATTTATTACCTTCACATTTTCTTCCCACTGTTTATGTTTATGGGCATTTGCTTTTTTAACTACATGCATGCCCTCTTCCACTTTTTGCAAGATTTTTGTTTATGGATAAACGTTAGtccatagtttttttttttttttttaatgtaagaAGAGTTTTTTTAAACGTTCTTaacaaaatgttttattaagGACAAACACAAAAGTGATGATATATTATAGGCACAACATATTTAACATAAGGAAAGTTGATTCTACCTTATAAACAGAGTTTTGGAAAGTTGATTATGGTTATCATAGATTGCTGATATTACCtggttaattaataatataacagGAAGCAGGAAAGGTAGAAGGTGAGTTAGCCAAAATCAGCACTGAAGAGTTCTTGAAAAACCTTCTGATAAATCGCACACCAGGGCCACCAATCTTGCCAAaggaaggaatgagttcaaatCTTAACACTTCAATACCCCTTCCTTCATGGCTCTCACAGGAAGACCTGATGTACTATGCttccaaatttgaaaaaacagGCTTCACTGGAGGTCTCAACTATTATAGAAATATGAACTCGTAAgtttcaaaatcatttaaaaaatatcatcttaaatcttaagagaaagttgttaaaatataattgtgcTTCGTATATTTAACATCCAGACACCATGTGCGTAGtgattttattgtttgttgCATGGCTGATTTGAATGGTGTGATTTATAGAAACTGGGAGCTTACAGCAGCTTGGAGTGGAGCACAGGTGAAAGTTCCAGTGAAGTTCATAACTGGTAATTTGGATGCAGTATACACTTCACTAGGGACGAAGAACTACATTGAGAGTGGTGCTTTCAAGAAAGATGTGCCAAATTTGGAGGAAGTGATTGTGCAGGAAGGAGTGGCTCATTTCAACAACCAAGAAGCTGCAGACGATGTCAGCAATCACATTTATGATTTTATCAGCAAGTTCTGATCCTATCAACTTTGTTATAATTGTGTGCTTATTCTATGTTTTGTCAAATAATCGTGTTTTGTACTTACGtttgtttatgttatatatttcgGGTTTTTTAATAAAGGGGACAGTTACTACGATTAATTACAGAAATGGGCAGAAGTCAAAGAAATTACTAGTTTTAGGTAAGTGGGGATGAAGATTTTATACGAAGAAGTCGTGTTTGggtaaaaggaaaagaaaaagatttattCTTTCTCCATGCATAATTGACGAAGATTCAGTATTTGATATTAACGAGACTTCGTTTTTCTCCGCGCATATGTCAACTTTCGATATGATAAAGAAGTAGACAACAATGTTGAATAATTAGTTTTGACGAATTaatccaaatattttaaattttcgtttttttctttggataaataaatttaatttttatttgatggtaaactcaaatatatttataagtataatttagtttgatttttaattcaatattattaatgttgATTTTTAGTTCAAGTCGATTTTTAGTCTGGTTCGACCTGATCcaactttatttttggcatgAGCTAGTCTAACTCGACTTGATCTCTGGTTCGACCTAAGCCAACCTAACCTAGTTTGACATTTGGTTTAGATCAACTCGACTCAACATTTAGGCTAATTTGGTTCAATCTAACTCAACTTTCGATCCAGTTCGATTTAGCTTGACCTTTGGTCTAGGCCATGCCTAACTTGACCTTATGCCCGGTCCAGCTTGGATTGAATTCAATATGATTTAACTCGATCTTTGGCCGTAACTTAGTTTGACTTGGCTAAACCTTTGGCTTGACCTGACGCAATATTCGGCCTAGTCCAACCTGGTTCGACTTttgatttaaacttttttttaggaaacacttacaaattttgttatgaataatgATTTGCAAGAATTTactatcaatttttttgtaaaatattttgtactaaatgtttttttgtataaaattttgtaagaaatatttacaatttttataattttgtaaaaaataattacctacaaaaagttatctatcaattaaaattataaaaggaaaaaaaaaatgcttttcttgtaaaatttatagcaaatttgaaaaaaaaaatcgcacgaaatattaaatgttttagtAGTGCACATTGATAAGACATTAGTTgttctatttaaaataaaaatcaaacttaAACTCGTGtaaatgcaaaataaataaaaaaaactattgtagatcactttcaaaataaatatataaatcatataACCTCGgggatatatataatatatatatataaagactaTATATTGGAATTTGATCATTATTTTTATCTGATCCATTCGATTAATCCTATGAGATTGGagattatttattgtttaaaatggTGGGAGAAATAATGGCAAAAAGTCAGAAATCATCGTTTAGTGAACCACATTAAAATGCGAACCTTTCTTCGACAAAGAGAATCTGACTTTAAAAATGTTAGGTAAAGAACAAGAAACGAAGCAAGAATAACGTGGTTGTTCATTTATGTTTCTGGAGATATGTAAACCATTAATATCTATTTTGGAGGCATTAGGCTGAGttgactttaaaatttattgaccATACTAAAACCACTGCCCACACCCTacctatatatttatattatcaaaGGTTAGTCTGATTTGTCAGAAGAAAACgtataaaattgaacaaaacaGAAAAGGCTTATTTcacattcaattataaaaaatataaacaaatcgaatatataaaaaaaattcttttacttaataaattatgagataatttttctttatatataaagtatctaaaagataaaagtattcTTTCTTAGTATCACTaccattttcttaaagtttttgtggACTAAAGGTAAGTCACTTATCATGTGTCGCatctaatatattaaaataggaTAAGCATATTTTTTTAGACAatgaaagataattttaaataataaaaatctatGACAATGTTGTGACCAAAAAGAAAGTAACgcgatattttttaatttcaaaaattaagttataaaatgattttgagTGTGAATATATTACTACTAGTAATggttcaaaataaattattataaattttaaaataaatttaataatatatattattaagatactaacttaaaaatactttatattGGACTCAAATCTACGGAGTTTGGAAGGAAACTGACGTACAGTCTGGATCTAATAACTGAATTTTACACACTCAaagtcaaaattttatatatatatatatatatattttgaatgaatcattaaattttacacacttaaattaaatcattttaaaaaatatctataccATTCtgctaaattattattattatttaacaactttaatatttatttaacaaaataaattacattaacttctttcaacaaatattaatatcacattaaatagaaaaaaaaaactttaaacaatgattgaccaaaataattattaaaccgaaaacattttaaatttaaacttcagataaaaacttattaattactttatttatttttcttaatttgggTTTGGATTGAAGAGTGAAATTGAAAGAAgtgaatttgaataaatttgagAAGAAAGATATGTTGTttagattaaaagaaaaacgatgaaaaaaaaagtttattagtgatataattgataattgatttaatagattaaaagatatttgaatttataaaattgtaatattataattttatttatgatttaaaatgtaatttaaaataaaatattattagtataaattatgttataatataatatgagtTATTGTAAAACAAAgcagaattattattattattattacaaaataaataaattttgttttatttattatttttatcgtttattttatataataataaaatatgtttataaatgtttaattattacatcttaaattttaatttaaaaatgtatataataaaatcaatttaaaatttagtaattagtttcttttaaaaaaaaatcaagaatgcagaaaaaattcaaaagatgaacaaattatgattttcaatatttttattttattttatttattaaaattcagaGTTTCATCTCGTTTCTTTACTTACAAGCAGTAGTACATACTTTAAAACAAGCACACaattaaaatctttattttattattcactGTATTTAAGAGGAGCTTATCCGTCAAAGAACTTAactaacataattaattaactaacataattaatatatgacaGAGCAACATAAATAAACTTGAACTTACAGGACACACTGAATTCATAAATTGATGGGATGAATCTACCTTTGACCTTTTCTAATAAAATACCATCAATATTACTTATGTATATAGATAGGATGGGATgtgattatataaaaaataaacttatatatggttaaaaaaagttatagattaaaaatcaattttaaaaattaaaaataagcaaaataaaaaattattaattactaaataaaaaatataataattattaattaattaattactaatttaaaaattaagtgaTTTTTGTTATCAACATCTTAATAGTTAATTTGTAgtgaccaatttttttaatagtaaaaattatgataactaatttttaaaattaaatcaatgaacaattataattttttagttataatattaattattttaataattaataattttttaattttataaattagtatataaattgaTCGCTATAacaagtaataataattaataactcataatttttttgtttgtatttataGAAATCTTATTCACGCCAATggatatatattaaattgaaaaaaaaaacacgaaaaaCAATAGATCGacctaatatatatttattatactttttcttataataaattaaaactctaaatattaataaaatatttcaattataatcaagttttaaaaaataaaaatataatagactATGATATATTAATACATACCATTACAGAGATAagctataaatatttataaatttttagtaattatattattaatatttcattaatttttattaatgtgtacttatcttgtaataaaaaaatatattaaataaaataaaataatttaatttaatattttactaatatatgtcatatattattaatatttgtaaattaattattttaaatatatttttatcttgatagataaatttttcaacaatttgtcttctatttttcttatttctaatttatatttctaaaagttatttttatgctgaatatttttgataattttattttagaatttattttgaatatattaatataaaaaattattctatcTCATTATACAAACTTCTTTCCTATTTACTCTCTTTTCTTAAATCAATAGAACTTCTCTCTTCATTTATTCTCTTCCTTTTCCACTTCCTTAACATTTGTTTGTATATGCTTATGCGTGCAATGTTTTTTCGGATGGAATAACATGTAACACCTACGTTTGCATTTGTATAAAGTAAACAAGGGATAAATACAATGATTGATTTTCGAGCGaatcaaaatattaatcttCGATTAGAAGAGAGAAATAACTCAAAATAAATCTGTTCTTTTGATTTCAATTATTTCTTATGTG
This portion of the Vigna unguiculata cultivar IT97K-499-35 chromosome 6, ASM411807v1, whole genome shotgun sequence genome encodes:
- the LOC114187926 gene encoding uncharacterized protein LOC114187926 — protein: MEEIAHRRVEVNGIKMHIAEKGEGPVVLFLHGFPELWYSWRHQILALSSQGYHAVAPDLRGYGDTEAPASISSYTCFHIVGDLVALIDLLGVDQVFLVAHDWGAIIGWYLCMFRPEKVKAYVCLSVPFWPRNPKIKPVDAMRATYGDDYYICRFQEAGKVEGELAKISTEEFLKNLLINRTPGPPILPKEGMSSNLNTSIPLPSWLSQEDLMYYASKFEKTGFTGGLNYYRNMNSNWELTAAWSGAQVKVPVKFITGNLDAVYTSLGTKNYIESGAFKKDVPNLEEVIVQEGVAHFNNQEAADDVSNHIYDFISKF